One window of Nostoc sp. C052 genomic DNA carries:
- the bioB gene encoding biotin synthase BioB, protein MVGIRYDWQELEIRAIYNTPLLELIYQAASMHRQYHDPTKIQVCKLISIKTGGCPEDCSYCAQSSRYKTEVKAQALLEKETVVNIAQKAKETGVSRICMGAAWREVRDNSQFEEVLEMVKDVTAMGLEVCCTLGMLTANQARKLEEAGLYAYNHNLDTSQEYYSTIITTRTYSDRLNTIENIRQTNVTVCSGGILGLGETVDDRVGMLQTLANLHPHPESVPINILSQVPGTPLENQPDVPIWDIVRMIATARILMPASDVRLSAGRARLSQVEQAFCFMAGANSIFSSDDNKMLTVTTPCPDYDTDREMLNLLGLGMRSPSQRQEKITSPAVVG, encoded by the coding sequence GTGGTGGGAATACGCTACGATTGGCAGGAATTAGAGATTCGGGCGATATACAACACGCCATTGCTAGAGCTTATTTATCAAGCTGCTAGCATGCATCGCCAATATCATGACCCAACAAAAATACAAGTTTGTAAGCTCATATCGATTAAAACGGGGGGGTGTCCAGAAGATTGTAGCTACTGCGCCCAATCTTCTCGCTATAAAACAGAGGTAAAGGCGCAAGCACTCCTAGAAAAGGAAACTGTAGTTAACATTGCCCAGAAAGCAAAAGAAACTGGTGTCAGTCGCATTTGTATGGGTGCTGCTTGGCGCGAAGTGCGGGATAACTCACAATTTGAGGAAGTCCTAGAAATGGTCAAGGATGTAACCGCAATGGGCTTAGAAGTGTGCTGCACTCTGGGTATGTTAACGGCCAATCAGGCCAGGAAATTGGAAGAAGCGGGACTTTACGCCTACAACCATAACTTAGATACCTCGCAGGAATATTACAGCACAATTATCACTACAAGGACTTATAGCGATCGCTTGAACACAATTGAAAACATCCGTCAGACAAATGTTACCGTATGTTCTGGCGGTATCCTTGGTTTAGGCGAAACCGTCGATGACCGTGTTGGAATGTTACAAACTCTGGCAAACTTACATCCGCATCCAGAGTCCGTGCCAATTAATATTCTTTCACAAGTACCAGGCACACCCTTAGAAAATCAGCCTGATGTTCCCATTTGGGACATTGTACGGATGATTGCCACAGCCAGAATTTTAATGCCTGCTTCCGATGTGCGTCTTAGTGCTGGTAGGGCGAGACTTTCTCAAGTTGAGCAAGCTTTCTGCTTCATGGCAGGAGCCAATTCTATCTTTTCCAGCGACGACAACAAGATGTTAACAGTGACAACTCCTTGTCCAGATTACGACACTGACCGAGAAATGCTGAACTTACTTGGTTTGGGTATGCGATCGCCTTCCCAAAGACAGGAGAAAATAACAAGTCCGGCTGTTGTAGGATAA
- a CDS encoding GNAT family N-acetyltransferase, whose translation MISELPIITSDRLLLRAAIHEDIPQILKYFINNKTYLTPFYPLWADGFFTEEYWQYQIENSFLEFINGQSLKLFIFTKKNPTVVIGTVNFSNFVRGAAHFCYVGYSLSENKQGRGYMTEGLKSATQYLFQELNFHRVMANYMPHNRRSGNVLKRLGFVIEGYARDYLLINGQWEDHILTSLTNPNWKIPIF comes from the coding sequence ATGATATCAGAACTGCCAATAATTACAAGCGATCGCCTATTATTACGAGCAGCGATCCATGAAGATATACCCCAAATTCTCAAATACTTCATTAACAATAAAACTTATCTCACTCCATTCTACCCTCTTTGGGCTGATGGTTTCTTCACTGAAGAATATTGGCAATATCAAATAGAGAATAGTTTTCTGGAATTTATCAATGGGCAATCGTTAAAACTATTTATTTTTACCAAAAAAAATCCCACCGTTGTTATTGGAACGGTCAATTTTAGTAATTTTGTCCGAGGAGCCGCTCATTTTTGCTATGTGGGATATAGCCTTTCTGAAAATAAACAAGGTAGAGGGTATATGACAGAAGGGCTAAAATCTGCAACTCAATATCTATTTCAAGAGTTAAATTTTCACCGAGTCATGGCTAATTATATGCCTCACAACCGACGCAGTGGCAATGTACTCAAAAGACTCGGTTTTGTTATTGAAGGATATGCTAGAGACTATTTATTAATTAATGGTCAATGGGAAGATCATATTTTGACAAGCCTAACAAATCCTAATTGGAAAATACCTATATTTTAA
- a CDS encoding YdiU family protein → MTLAETPNYKNSSNPFLTLNYESALESLGDDYYDEVAAAEFPQHLLRWRNDELLPRFGLDPQVVKDEDFITAFGQFQGRKPLLALRYHGYQFGEYNGQLGDGRGFLYGQVRANDDQLYDFGTKGSGRTPYSRGGDGMLTLKGGVREVLAAEALHYLGVRTSRCLSMIETGLPLWRGDEPSPTRSSVMIRMSSSHIRFGTFERLHYFQRPDLTKKLLDHVIEQYYPHLNAEEDKYALFYAELVKRVAELVAQWMAAGFCHAVLNTDNMSITGESFDYGPYAFIPSYNPSFIAAYFDYYGRYCYGNQPSICQLNLQMLQEPLKAIIDKGEMETALERFDEYYQAEYSYLMLKKLGFSELPHPQAAELLNLTVEFLKDSQVGYHQFFYEMARTFSSKWRDEPGFVMNNSEIVTVPGASGIFDDWCILYHKILNDFDSNNTDIIAQTLAVNNPKTVLLRSVIESIWEPIAQEDNWQPFYDLVEAIQSRK, encoded by the coding sequence ATGACTCTGGCTGAAACCCCAAACTACAAGAATTCTAGCAATCCTTTTCTCACCCTCAACTACGAAAGCGCTTTAGAATCTCTAGGCGATGACTACTATGATGAGGTTGCAGCGGCGGAATTTCCCCAACACCTCCTGCGTTGGCGTAACGATGAACTATTACCCCGTTTTGGTCTAGACCCCCAAGTAGTCAAAGACGAAGATTTCATCACAGCCTTTGGTCAATTTCAAGGGCGCAAACCCTTGTTGGCACTGCGTTACCACGGCTATCAATTTGGTGAATATAACGGACAGCTGGGTGATGGTAGAGGCTTTCTCTACGGGCAAGTACGCGCCAATGATGACCAATTGTACGATTTTGGCACTAAAGGTTCTGGGAGAACGCCCTACTCCCGTGGTGGCGATGGTATGCTGACGCTCAAAGGTGGGGTGCGGGAAGTTCTGGCTGCGGAAGCACTGCATTACTTGGGTGTACGTACTTCGCGCTGTCTGAGCATGATTGAAACAGGTTTACCCCTCTGGCGGGGCGATGAACCTTCGCCTACCCGTTCATCTGTGATGATTAGAATGAGCAGTTCTCATATCCGGTTTGGCACTTTTGAGCGACTGCACTATTTCCAGCGTCCAGATTTAACTAAGAAGCTGTTAGACCACGTAATTGAGCAGTATTATCCACACTTAAATGCTGAAGAAGATAAATATGCCCTGTTTTACGCCGAATTAGTTAAACGGGTTGCAGAACTAGTAGCACAGTGGATGGCGGCTGGTTTTTGTCATGCAGTCTTGAATACTGACAATATGTCGATTACTGGAGAGAGTTTTGACTACGGGCCTTACGCATTTATTCCGAGTTATAACCCATCCTTTATAGCTGCATATTTTGACTATTATGGACGCTATTGTTACGGGAATCAACCAAGTATTTGCCAACTAAATTTACAAATGCTCCAAGAACCTTTAAAGGCGATTATTGATAAAGGCGAAATGGAAACTGCATTAGAAAGGTTTGATGAATATTATCAAGCTGAATACAGTTATTTGATGTTGAAAAAGTTAGGTTTTTCAGAGTTGCCACATCCACAAGCTGCGGAACTATTGAATCTAACGGTTGAATTTTTGAAAGATAGCCAAGTTGGTTATCACCAGTTTTTTTATGAAATGGCTCGTACTTTTTCATCGAAATGGCGAGATGAACCAGGTTTTGTGATGAATAATTCAGAGATTGTGACAGTGCCCGGTGCGTCAGGGATTTTTGATGATTGGTGCATATTATACCATAAAATCTTGAACGATTTTGATAGCAATAACACCGATATAATTGCCCAAACTCTAGCTGTTAATAATCCCAAAACGGTATTATTAAGGTCAGTAATTGAGTCTATTTGGGAACCAATTGCCCAGGAAGATAATTGGCAACCTTTTTATGATTTAGTCGAGGCAATTCAGTCTAGGAAATAG
- a CDS encoding IS1634 family transposase yields MNSPLSIEVKNLNHLGIVAGIIDEIGLVDQINKILGQHPQSKVSAGQAVKAMILNGLGFVSGTLYMFPKYMDSYACEHLIGEGVLPEHLNDDRLGRVLDQLYLKGLSGIFTLIALAAVKKYGVDLSSLHLDSSSLHLHGEYKTGLPEVAFERNAPTENEDKLLELAPQPINITYGYSRDHRPDLKQFILELICSSDGDIPIFLKAASGNQSDTKTFAKTLVNFRENIDIDALMVADSALYSAENLNLMKSLKWLCRVPLTVGLAKQILLGIDSKDLIQSEITGYSYIVKSSNYAGIEQRWLIVESQERKKADSKQLMRRVQQAQINAHQKLTKLCNEEFACHRDAKKAALHLSEQLKYHCLAEIKISKKQLKPQGKNKNNNQNDWKYYYQISAQLEQDKAAIELENRASGKFILATNIIDESQLSHTDMIKEYKAQQSCERGFAFLKDPLFLTDSIFIKSPERIEALSMIMGLCLLVYTLGQRQLRGILLAQNQEIKNQLGKPTDRPTLRWIFQCFQGIHLLIVNSVSQISNLSDERLWILQFFPSTCRRYYLLV; encoded by the coding sequence ATGAATTCGCCTTTGAGCATTGAAGTAAAAAATTTAAATCACCTGGGGATAGTAGCAGGAATTATTGATGAAATAGGGTTGGTAGACCAAATAAATAAAATACTTGGACAGCACCCGCAGTCTAAAGTGAGTGCGGGTCAGGCGGTCAAAGCAATGATACTAAACGGGTTAGGGTTTGTATCTGGAACATTATATATGTTTCCTAAATATATGGATAGCTATGCCTGTGAACACTTGATAGGAGAAGGAGTATTACCAGAACATTTAAATGACGACAGACTAGGAAGAGTATTAGACCAATTATATTTAAAAGGATTAAGTGGAATCTTCACTTTAATAGCGTTAGCAGCAGTAAAAAAATATGGAGTAGATTTATCATCGCTACACTTAGATTCTTCTTCATTGCATCTGCACGGAGAATATAAAACTGGTTTACCCGAAGTAGCCTTTGAAAGAAATGCTCCCACAGAAAATGAAGATAAGCTCCTAGAGTTAGCACCACAACCAATAAATATAACTTATGGTTATTCAAGAGATCATAGACCAGACTTAAAACAATTTATTCTAGAGTTAATTTGTAGCAGTGATGGGGATATTCCCATCTTTTTAAAAGCAGCGTCAGGAAATCAATCAGATACGAAAACCTTTGCGAAAACTCTCGTGAATTTTCGAGAAAATATTGATATAGATGCGTTAATGGTAGCAGACAGCGCATTATATAGTGCCGAAAACCTGAATTTGATGAAAAGCCTCAAATGGTTATGCAGAGTTCCATTGACAGTGGGGTTAGCCAAGCAAATACTATTAGGAATAGACTCCAAAGATTTAATCCAAAGTGAAATAACAGGTTATTCATATATAGTCAAGTCTAGTAACTATGCCGGGATCGAGCAAAGATGGCTGATAGTTGAAAGCCAAGAACGGAAAAAAGCAGATTCTAAACAGCTGATGCGCCGTGTTCAGCAAGCCCAAATAAATGCTCATCAAAAGCTCACAAAATTATGTAATGAAGAATTTGCTTGTCATCGAGATGCCAAGAAAGCTGCATTACATCTATCAGAGCAATTAAAATATCATTGTTTGGCTGAAATTAAAATATCTAAGAAACAGTTAAAACCTCAAGGTAAAAACAAAAACAACAATCAGAATGACTGGAAATATTACTATCAGATATCCGCGCAATTAGAGCAAGATAAAGCAGCAATTGAACTTGAAAATCGCGCTTCGGGAAAATTTATTTTAGCAACTAATATTATTGATGAATCCCAATTAAGCCACACTGACATGATTAAGGAATATAAAGCTCAACAATCATGTGAAAGAGGCTTTGCTTTCTTAAAAGACCCTTTATTCTTAACAGATAGCATATTTATTAAGTCACCGGAGCGCATTGAAGCTTTATCAATGATTATGGGGTTATGTTTGTTGGTTTATACTTTAGGACAACGACAGTTACGTGGAATTTTATTAGCTCAAAACCAGGAAATAAAAAATCAATTAGGTAAACCAACAGACCGCCCCACTCTCAGGTGGATATTTCAATGTTTCCAAGGTATTCATTTATTAATTGTTAATAGTGTTTCACAAATATCAAACCTCTCTGATGAAAGATTATGGATATTACAATTTTTTCCTAGTACTTGTCGTCGCTACTATTTATTAGTTTGA
- a CDS encoding Txe/YoeB family addiction module toxin — MTKKKNLKNQSKEEIPATPKQRKTVFQPEFLEDLKFWVETDQRVTLKVLDLVKEICQDPFKGKGKPEPLKYLDPNTWSRRLTQ; from the coding sequence TTGACCAAAAAGAAGAACCTCAAAAACCAATCAAAAGAAGAAATTCCAGCAACTCCAAAGCAAAGAAAGACAGTATTTCAACCTGAATTTTTAGAAGACTTAAAATTTTGGGTGGAAACCGATCAACGAGTTACCCTTAAAGTCTTGGATCTTGTCAAAGAGATTTGCCAAGATCCTTTTAAGGGGAAAGGTAAACCGGAACCTTTAAAATATTTAGATCCTAATACTTGGTCTCGCCGTTTAACACAATAA